The Colias croceus chromosome 2, ilColCroc2.1 region atttagtTATTGTCACTGATTGATACGGGAACAAAGTTTGTATTAAGTAAGAGTGCTGCACTaacaaactattaaaaaatagttaccTACGTATAGAatattaactaaaaataagtatatttaccTTATCGCTTACTGatgcataatatgtatttgggAAGTGTACTGCATTTTTCGATAAGGGATTGAAGACTCAGAAtgccataatattttattgctgATATTTAttgtcaatatttttgaataacataatatgtacaatttCACTCATGTAATGCAGTATCAACCGATCCATCTATACATTATGACCTTTATACCAAACAAAATATAGTGCttgctgtgccgcgcggtgcCCTGATGAATTCAACATCTAATATTAAGCACGCTGATAGTTCTAAAACTAAATATactagataggtaggtacatattcaaATACTTAGGCGTCGTATAGGTGTATCATCtacgtaataaaaaatgtataaaacttaCCTGAATCTCAGcggtatattttatcaaagttGAAAAGTTGTTAATGTACATTTTCAAAGTCActagaaacattttttaaatgcgTATAATCtcgaataatatattattataataattattatgtactctttgttttgtatttagtCTTGTGGCGGGTAAACGACGTCACAATATGAATGTCAGCCaccatagattaaaaaaaagaacaactgtttttttattcttcccgccaattatctttttttatttattttttccagaTTCAAACTATTTTCGGCTCGATGTATTTACAGCATATTATCGATTATTGGACAAAGTATTATGTGTTGTATAAGCATTTTGAACGTAATCGCTTGGTCGGATACATCATTACCATCACTGAGTAAGATTTTTCTCGTTTATCGTTTGGCTTTTATTTAGtagtattatttcaatttaattataaaacacataattccattcgtttttataaattaattttattacgcaagttaattattaaaatacaggTCAATTTGTTTTGTGCCAAACAAATTAGTACGTTCATGTATAgcgtataattattattattttaaagtttaaattcttacatatatattttgatatcaattaaaaattattaattacctattttaaaaaagaaatatttaaactgCCGCCAATCTTgcacaaaaaaagaaaaaacatgcAGCCAATGTTTATGTTCTAAATTTGAAtaggtacaatttttaatttgtaaatttttccTTAAACATTTCAGTTCCCGTGGTGTTCAACAGTTCGAATTGCATAAcgacaattttattttttcgtcTGGCAATCAAATGGCCCAAATTGTGTCAGTACATCGGCAGGATTGAAGCGGTAAATCCGAATATAGATGGTGCATTCATATCAAAATGTAATTTGTCGTGCGTTATTGTTTTGACTTTGGCTTTGGGTAAgctttattacaatttttatcaatttgtgAATACacctgaaaaatattataaatgaaaagttaacattttttattgaaggACAAAGTTGGATAAAACGCTTAAgcatttaatttctaaaaatagaatataatatttgcgaATCTGTCTCAAGAAAATACTATGACGGTACtttttagaataattttatttgccgTAAGCTTTCTACGCTAAGCagttttaaaagtttgtatgtatgatgtatctaatatttaatatgttttcagTGGAACACATATTATCAGATCTTTCAAAGATTATTTCCGTGGTAGACTGCCATCCCAACAAGAATAAATATGGAGCATTCATAATGAGCAGTTTTCCATGGATTTTCACGTTTTTGGAGTACAATGACTTTTTAGGAGTATGTTCTCAGGTAAGATTCTCTTactttaatctatactaattttataaggaggaattatttttatgtaactacCTATGTTTGTAACGAATTAGCTCGAAAAGTAAAACCTACTGGACGGATTTGGGTGAAACTTTACgggaatataaattattcatcagATCAGCACATGAGctatattacctataatatgttttgccGTGTGAAACCGCGATAcaaagctagtataaatataataatgaaccagtataaaaatataagtagtaagattttatttattccagATAATAAACATACAATGCACGTTCAATTGGAACTTTTctaatttgtttgtaatttgtgTGAGTATTTATTTGACCTCGAGATTTGATCAAGTGAATAAGAAGATATTGGCCGTCAAAGGGAAGGTACAcattttattactagcttctaCCCATGGGTTTACTCGCGTGGTACTTCTACGAaagtacctatttaacaaGCCAATATTAACTTcacatgtatgtttgtatttaaacggctcattttacatttacactcGATTTGAGCCACTTATAGCGGACAGATactttaattcaaactttgttgACGTACCTTGAGGTTCAGTATTTCAGTAACAAACAATACAATCATTTCATGAGTTTATCTCATaaaatcgtgtttttagtaccattattttataaagatattttaccTGATtttgtacatatatttatgtGGATTTTAGGTTGTACCAACGAATTTTTGGCGTAATGTAAGAGAGGAATATAATCGCACTATAAATATGGTCAGACGAGTGAATGACGTCATTGGAggcattatatttatttcatatacaaataatttgtttttcataTGCGTACAGTTGTTTTATACGCTCTCGTAAGTAATTTTCCGAATAcaagtaagtatttaatttgttggtatttaaaaatcttctaGATATCTTAAacttagatatttataaaaaattgtgcaTCTAACTTGAAGCTTTGATTTAATTACTCATCACACAATTCgtattattaaccgacttcaaaaaaaaggaggaggttatcaattcggccggtatgtttttttttattatgtatgtacacagattactccgaggtttctgaaccgatttacgtgattctttttttgttcgatgcgggatggtgtcgaattggtcccataaaaattttattcggataggcccagtagtttttattttatgagcatttttgtctgtatttgtaaatgtttcaagtgcaagtttgaagtcggttgtttttaacgcagttatctacTTGTTTTCGTATATTATTTCGTATTCGTACATTCGTacaatcattaaataaatagatttaatattttattccttaTTATTTAGCGAAGGAATCTCCGCAATACCATCATGCCATCCCGAAAGCCATGATCAAAGGTAAGGGTTgccaaaattataatattacgtagGCACCTTATACCAACTATATTTCAGCTCCATTTATACGAGAAAAGAATACACCAATAATTGATTaacaaattgtataataacAATACCTAATCGTACCAATACTcttattgtttcatttaaattctCAAAATGCACTGCAAATACATTGCGCTTCATCTTATTTTCTGAAATTTCACAAACACCACCAAAATATATGGAGCAGTAACAACTCTATCACATACACAACAAAACACTACATTCCCGCAATGTTCCTAATACATTGCGTGTTTTCTATCCACATATAGGCCGCTAAAAGGTTACGAGCAAGCAGTGTACTTCATGTACTCGTTCAGTTTCCTCGTCGTTCGATCTCTAGTGGTTTCCTTGGTGGCTTCCCGAGTGCATTCAGCTAGTAAGGAACCGGCGTACGCTTTGTATGATATTCCACCGGCTATGTACTGTGTTGAGGTAAGGCtattctatttatattgtatttactataaaaatgaCTTACCTACTAACTTTTTCATGGGGCTAGTTTTCtgctatataaaaataactatgcAGCTTGCGTTTTctgcatattatataatactagctttccgccctcggcttcgcccgcgcagtcaaagaaaatcccgcatagttcccgttcccgtgggatttccgggataaaacctatcctatggcccggggtaaaaagtagcctatgtcctttctcgggtatcaaaatatgccaccaaaaacataaatgtaaaaattggagccgagttcaatcgttgacttaatttgccaaaaaagaaatgagatctaattaatgtgtgccaagttctgcagacagtccagaattttatttacaaagatgtattaagttcttaggttgactgaaaactcaattgttttattttcccttagagaacaatgtttattccaaaatataacttttttaatttgaataatataattattttcacaaagcaaacaactaatgacctattgaaccccataatttgatgaggctagtttttagaacctcacaaaatataaacagtatgtaaaactagcctcatcaaattatggggttcaataggtcattagttgtttgctttgtgaaaataattatattattcaaattaaaaaagttatattttggaataaacattgttctctaagggaaaataaaacaattgagttttcagtcaacctaagaacttaatacatctttgtaaataaaattctggactgtctgcagaacttggcacacattaattagatctcatttcttttttggcaaattaagtcaacgattgaactcggctccaatttttacatttatgtttttggtggcatatcattactttttgtacagaaaattactctgcaaatttgatttactttatgaatataatactttttatacacgatttttttttatatattttttcttgcggtttctttgtattattttctatattttcttgtatgttatgaatgtcagcgcacattgccccgtcattatctgcaattttttaaactcgttttttgtttaaaagattacatgattttctaaacatccagcgtgaatttgtacacataCTATTacaaagatgcaaagatcgttgtagaagaatcgtcgccttactccatgacgttacggtattgccatgacgcgattttgaaattttactctaaacgcgcctaaagatgcttcacttatattaatattacgcaaatgaAATCATtccgaccttcgacgaagccttcttccattacactgaaattaaaactaaactaaacactcataaataaagaataaataaatgtgaatatgtaaaattgtatattattgttacctgtatgagcaatatttttattacaattttcttttattttacgtttaataacagttttgaataaagaaatcatgcaatcgaagtaatccgccctagcgatactagcgcgagtgagtgtgatgtcagaggcgcatcgaatctacagatgtttcgcgctaaaatatgtaaacttcaataatctatatctcagtcatttattgatggatttcaaaatttttttcggccactgactagttttgatctattttttaagactagtaaggtgaatataatattttctatttttataaacttttccatttttccatacaaacaaaattaatgtcattgaaaaaaaaattaaatacagataaattcagtattttctgattttttcctttgtatactcactattacctagttgattacaaaatttgaactttctaggtcatctggaagtgggttaggttttgtatatgtctataagtcagtcagtcttaaaaattgcgatttttggatattaatatctacgcaactgtttaatctgtatttatgaaatttaaggttcttgtttatcttgaggtcctcttgatatgtaccaaatttggtttatttaacttaaatagttttcgagttattagggggtgaaaagtggctcgaaatggttcgtgtaaatatacacacggctgctgctcgccagttctcttcgcttgaactcggcttgacacgctgccgcgtgtctagatctctataccaaatttcatgcaaattggttcagtagttaaggcgtgattgagtaacagacagacagacagagttactttcgcatttataatattaagtatggatttacaattatttttccgACTAAGTTCAGAATTAGCACCTACCTTTACAAAATGTAACAAACAATTtagttgataaaattttatccgAATCAATTTGCTAACAATGaccaacaaattaaaatagcaATATCACCAGTTGTATTTGTATCTGCCTAAGGTATCtgcaattcatttttattcaaatacctacttagtttCAAGAAGCTGTTAAAATAAGTCAGATTTCGGATATACTTAGGTAGTCACAGTAATAAGTAAattccaaaatattttaaatttgtacaaTGTTTTACGTATAGAAGTATTTTCAGATACAGTAGTTATTATTAACTTAACAAATATCACTACACGAGCATTGAATTTGTAGCATCTAATGTGCAATACTCGacaaataaatcttattttatgttacctGAGTTTCGTTATTATGGCATGATACGAGGTAGATAAATcatatagtttattataaatattatcgaGGTTTAAAGTTTGCTATTTCTTTCTTCGtttttgttactcttttaGAAAGTTTCATCATGcgtaataaattgattttattattgaagctttataaatttcattgtaaagtattttaataaaaatatatttaaaaataaagtttatatattttattattagtatttgtagttttaaaagttataGCATGGTATatcaaaacatttaataaaaaaaaaaaagaaaatgtttaaacATAATGGATTTAATGTAATCCTGAAGTTATAAAAccaatgaaatattttaaaagtttcgATATTTATGGAAGTAAagcattttaaatgttaacgTACACAAGCAAATGAAATTCTGtctatttaaaactattagaGCTAATACCATAGATAAtactgtatataatataagaagcTAATACAGCAATACGTTAACCAGAAAATGCatacgttattttttatattttatttttccaggTACGAAGGTTTCTAGACCAAATTCATAGCGATTCCGTTGCGTTGAGTGGATTCAACTATTTCCAGATCAAACGGGGACTAGTTCTAACTgtaagatatatatttatttattttttgtgtgaaaaTGCAGGTAGGAGAAAAATATAGGTGCAGGATTTTGCATAGAGTGAACTATTGAGGGTTCCTGTAAAGTTATGTGTGTAAAATACTGCtttttacaaacattacaaataaattacaatatatctGTGAAACCGTTAAATTGTAAACTGGGGatgtacaaaaaatacaacttTTCGATAGTTTGCAATCCAACGAGTTTGCTTTTAATCTAATTAGTTTACAATCTTTTACCGCAGTAGGTATTACAGTATTTCCTATTTTTCTTTTCCTTCCTAAAGGATTGATACTATGCTTTTACGGATCACAATTTTTCTACAGTTCAATTATAATTAGAGAGAGAGTGAGGTAGATTATAATCtaactaaatattttacaattttacggtaaCATAtcaatagatatattttgtcCACAGATCGCGGGCACGATAGTTACATACGAGCTCGTACTACTACAGTTTGGCTCCACTCCAGACGCAAAATGACTATGGACATAATACTGTTGGACTGTTCTTACTCAGCGCTTTGTTACAGTGAATTTGATTTGCGTTCTGTTTGTTTGTAGAAGTTAACTGTTAGTGATGAGATTATGTGACATTTATCGTTGTCTTTGATTTGTTCTTTATTAAATTCGAGTATTTTTTATCAGTACATAGTTACCTATAAGTTGTGTATAATGAGAACACTTAAATTAAATAGcgtatttaacttaaattttagtaaatctaatagaattaataaattaaataattagttacCTGCCATAAAGAGCCATAAGTCATAACTATGTCATAACCCTAAAATTACTCTTCCTGATCTTACCCTATTCTTAATGCTTTAATAAGAACACCAAAAATATAACAGGAAAAAGAAATTAGAAGGCCTACAAGCTTTTAATAAGTGTATAAAAATTCAACGTtacaataactttaaaatcTGTTTTAATGACgatgtataattaaaacaaatcgaAATATCACAACTTCGATATTCCCTGAGGGACCCTGACCTCAACTTTGAGTATTATATATTCAAAACGATAAAATATGCAGGATTCCTAATTAAGGCGGAAGTTGATGACTGCCATCAATCAATGGCTGTTTCCGTGATCAATCATATCGGAATttaggaataaaatattaatctgAATATGtaacaaaactaaattttcACCAAACTTCGCTTAGTGATAGAAAACTCCCATAGGAATAAGTCTTACCTCGGTAAAACAGATTATGTATATTTCTCTGGCATCATAACAGCTAtcatcaaaaacaaaaatcatataataaaGTCGCTCTATTACCGCGTGAAAGAAtgtcaaacaaacatactttttcttttattatattatatgtaaagaTAGTtgagagcagtggtggctcagtggtgagacctcggacttcgaatcgataagtccggggttcgagaccaggcgagcgcgcaggaattaaattgatttttcaatttatctgcgcatgttgtaacatcaccactgctcgaacggtgaaggaaaacatcgtgaggaaaccgacatgtcgaagaattaaaaagttcgacgacatgtgtcatccgccaacacgcacttggccagcgcgatggattatggcctgtaccctcataggaggcccgtgtcccagcagtgggaacgtttatgggctgatgatgatgatgatgaaagaTAGTTATGATATTGATCCCCATACATTATAAAGATACAATGATATTGATCAGTACTAGAAAACTTTCCGGAAAGTTTGTAGTTGTTTCATACTTTTTGAAATCTGAAAACAATAGATTTTCATATTCACTGCTTGTTTgtgttgtttttgttgtgATAAGGAGAATACAAGTggattatcaatattttaatggaaCTAGTGAAGTACCATATTCACAACCCTATTTATAAAGTTGCCTGCACTTTATAACTAGCTCATAGCTATTGACGAAATCCCCAAAATACGTACCTCACCgcaataatatgaaaattaatggCCCATAACCGGGGTCGATGGCCAAACCATGTAACGCGTATGCAAAACGTTAAGACCCCATGTTATCTTTATTATGGGTGATGTTAGAACGGTCTGTTTATTGACTCCTAGTTTCAAACAATTTACTATAGTGTTGTGTGGTGTAAGGTATAGAATTTTGCGGTATTATTGTTTGAAGATAAGTGGtattacgattttatacaTAAGTCTGATAGTAAACAACCGTTCATGACCATTTGCCTAAGCCATTTGCAGAGTCTCACACCTGAATAGATTGACAGTTATAAGAAAGGATTAAGGAGTAGACTGAAAGGAAAAGATTGAAAAGGTACCTAAGAAAAAAGATACAGGTATGCAGATTTTTTTAGATTATGTGCTTAACTAAACTGATTTAGTTGTCGTTAATATGCCTTTCAGTGTACACTCGGAAACATTTCTTATGGTGttctaaataatttagaacaccatttagTATCTTGTAAAAATCTCTAGTCTTCTGTAACATAGAGTTCATGTTTAGGTAGGGTTCACAATACAGCTTTTATCGGGTTAAATTCGTGTTGTTAAGCTCAAAGTTTTGTTCAACTTTCTAAAGTCCATTTGGGCTCGTGAACTGTCCACTTTTCAGGCTTTTGTTTCTACTTTAATGAGATTTAAGTTAGgtttaaattaagttataaaGGTCTTTGAGGAAAGATGTGTGTTGTGTAACAGTTTTAACGGTTCTTTTGTGATAAGATTAACTAATATTGTGCTGTAGCTTTGCGTGTGGTTAAACATCAGGTAATAATTTtgtcatacatattatactctAAATTTCTGTTGTAATTAAAACCATAATAATGTGTATTCTATACTTCtgtaatgtattatttcaATGCTATACATCAATCTTAACCAAATCACAAAGTAAAGGTAACCTACCTAcgtattcaattattttacagataaggtaaaataaatttcatactTGAGAAAATGGTTTCTCATTTTCATTACTCAACCATCCCACTTAGatagaattattatttgattctaTTACCCTATCGTTAGCAAATTGTTTCCTTTCTTCCATTATCTATAATGCACAAACACGTTAATATTTCATAGGAAATTAACTATCCGAAACGTATAAATAATTCCGACGgtaaatatatcaatttattcgtgatattttgcatttttattgcgttataagaaatcattaattttaatgttgcaTTAAAAATGAACCTTAGGTACATGGTAAGTCTAGTTTagagtatattttaattatccgTCCAATCGTTTTTTTTCTAGTCTGATACGATCAGTCCTAAACGAAAATTGTTTTgacgaaaattaaaataagttagATTTCGAATCCGTAtgtaatttcttaaaaaaaaaatacatttttttacatttaagaaTGGAGCTTGCTAGAAGTTATTATGAGAGATTAAATCGGTCTAAATATTAAAGGTCTTATGTTAAGGCAATCacgttaatttaatttctcagatacaaaataaactaaaaactaaactaaataacatatataaatatattttagaagaCAAGAGAAACATTATCCAGTGAATTGTCAAGCAATATTTTGAAACGAAGCTCTTTCCGCCACCAATATTGGGTTTTCGCCGCGAGTAGAGAAAATACAGgttccaataaataaattctcaCATAGTGAAGTGAGAATTTATagtaaaactataaataaccAAACAAACCAATAACTTTAGGGAAATTCCTaccgttttttttattattattaatattatagactGTGTAGTGTGTACTATGTATatctagtatattattaaaatatgtatgatttattaaaatgatttatcaCTTGAATTTACCACAAACATACTTCTAAACCGAGCaatggatttttattttaagttttaaagaCCACAATTATTActcttcaattattattattactcacAATTTCTAATCACATAATATagccattttattttaataaactatcTTTCTTtctcttctttctttctttttaacCGCATAATCGCATAAACGCATAGTCCAAATTTAGATaaacaattcaattttaaaccCCTGCTAATAAATTTTCCGCCAAATgtagtgaaaacttgattttcTCGTATCTAATATCGGATCGTACAAAACGTGCAAGATCCAGCATCTGCGGCATTGGGGCGGACGAAATTGGAAGATTTACCCGGCTCTGTGCAGTAAaccaacaaaattaaattcactTAAAACTATGGCTGCTATGCAAATGAAGCttgtttgattttgtttggttttttaaattatggcTCAGAATCTGGTGCTTTGACACATATTTTGGGTACAATTCTTGGCCTCTGGATTCGATAATAGAGTTATTTTTGAAAAGGCCGATTGGATTGCCAATGGAAATGTAGTAAGTGGTCTACgaaataatgatttatttcgTAGACCACATTTCGTAGCAACGTTTCGTAGACACCTAGTAATAGTTCCCAAAATATTcgatcctatattatatttgtgtaATACATTTGTAGAATTAGGTTTCGCTTCTGTTATAGTAGAACGTTTACTATAAACGATCTTCCAAAACCTTTCGGAAATGAACCagcatttatatattttataaaactggTATGTCCAAAAAGCCCCTTATAGCGCGCGCTTTACCCGCCAATTATTGTTTACTAAATCTTCATACTTTTAAAGTCTGGGACGTTTAAAACCGATCTTTAATTGAGTCTTTTTTACCAGACGGTTACAGATACAGtacatgtatttattgtgtttCAGTATCCTTATAAATCCACCTAAGCATCTAATTATTTGCACACCAACATTAAAAATGGCGTCAACATGTAaccagtaaataaatatttaaacggACAGAAGAAATTACCCTTTACAGCTATAAATTAGGGAGACAACGATCCGAAATTTACTGAATACTTCTTTATACAATGAAAGGGCTGTGTCTGGAGGTAAACCTTCgattctaaacataatattttttcgcaAGAAAGGGCCCGTTTTCTTATATTGAGGGGTTCTGTATAATTCTTAAGAAATGGGTtgaaaaaatagttaaaaaaaaaactaaaaagatgAATAGTCAATAATGAACATTTTCGACATTCAATTGCTCGCTTTTatccttaatttttttttcttgcatTGTGGTTCGCATTTTCATGTTTTCTTTCTCTAGACTTGTTTCAGCTCCAGACTTCGCTTACTTTACTTAGCAAGGAAAACCTAATATACAACAGCTTTTGTTTGTATATTGAgttccaaaattattatataaaatatatttttgcgtAATTGAATAGCAGATATGGTTAAATCAAAGgacattaaatttttcaaaatatgatctttatattagtttgaatACCGCGTAAAACCGCACTCATAAACTATCTTTATATTCGAATAgcttcattaattttatattccaaTAAATGTTTACAACGCTAAACCCATTTTGCACTTATATTAATCGCTATAAACATGCACATGTCAACATTCTCATGAAGCACTCATgaaatatagtttaaattcaTAGATTCGATATATTCGATATGATTCATAAAGTTTTATGCGTCTGCTATGAAAGAATCTAAACAGGGATAAGttttattagtaaatatttttgcaaatGGTGTTTAAAATAGATGCATTTATCGATAATGAAGTTTATGTGTTGataaaatgtgaaagtttggtTTAATTGTAATAGCTTGTAAATACGTATTGTATAAATTTGTTGTGGTTCATTGTCTGTTTCATTAGTCTTCATTTGTTTGAcacaataatatcacataATATCGACCGcatgattattaaataaaaatgtgataCTTACCTGTAAATTTCTTCATAAAgcaataataagtttattttatatattttctcgTTCGCTACGTATAGCTACGCTCGCTCGAAATAGTTCATCCCTTTTTTCAAGCATTGGGAGATGATCTTTTCaagtaaattttcttttt contains the following coding sequences:
- the LOC123700464 gene encoding gustatory receptor for sugar taste 64e-like, with amino-acid sequence MVLVFFFLVVEKPYYKTERKEKLATFQGALKSTIFIGQCFGLNPVIGAGDIDPAKLRFKLFSARCIYSILSIIGQSIMCCISILNVIAWSDTSLPSLIPVVFNSSNCITTILFFRLAIKWPKLCQYIGRIEAVNPNIDGAFISKCNLSCVIVLTLALVEHILSDLSKIISVVDCHPNKNKYGAFIMSSFPWIFTFLEYNDFLGVCSQIINIQCTFNWNFSNLFVICVSIYLTSRFDQVNKKILAVKGKVVPTNFWRNVREEYNRTINMVRRVNDVIGGIIFISYTNNLFFICVQLFYTLSEGISAIPSCHPESHDQRPLKGYEQAVYFMYSFSFLVVRSLVVSLVASRVHSASKEPAYALYDIPPAMYCVEVRRFLDQIHSDSVALSGFNYFQIKRGLVLTIAGTIVTYELVLLQFGSTPDAK